The DNA sequence AGGATGTTTAACAGATTTCTTCGTATAACGACCAATCAAGCGTTCTTCTAATGGCTCAATCATTTCCTTACCATCAGTAATTGAGCGGATAACAAGACCACGATCGGTTCCACAGTCGTCTTCACGGATAATCACATCTTGCGCCACATCAACCAAACGGCGAGTCAGATAACCTGAGTCAGCTGTTTTAAGGGCTGTATCAGTCATCCCTTTACGAGCACCGTGAGTAGAGAAGAACATTTCCAAAACAGACAAACCTTCACGGAAGTTAGATAGAATAGGCAATTCCATGATGCGGCCATTAGGAGCGGCCATCAAACCACGCATACCAGCAAGTTGCGAGAAGTTAGAGATGTTACCACGGGCTCCAGAGTCCATCATCATAACGATTGGGTTCTTAGAATCTTGGTTGGCAACCAAACGTTTTTCCAATTTTTCACGAGCTGCACGCCATTCAGCAGTAACTGCATTGTAGCGTTCATCGTCTGTAATCATCCCACGACGGAATTGTTTGGTGATTTGTTCCACACGTTTATGTGACTCTTCGATAATTTCTGCCTTGTCTTCAACGACTGGAATATCGGCAATCCCTACTGTCAAGCCTGCTAACGTTGAATGGTGATAGCCGAGATCTTTCAGACGGTCAAGGAAAGCAGATGTTTCAGTTGTACGGAAGCGTTTGAAGATTTCAGCGATGATATTTCCAAGATTTTTCTTCTTGAATGGCACATTTAATTCCAGCTTACTGATAGCTGCTTTGACATCTTGACCATGTTCTAAGAAATACTTAGCTGGCACACCTTCTGCCATGTTTGAGGCATTTGGCTCTTGCAAATATGGCAATTCATCTGGCATGATATCATTGAAAAGAATCTTACCCACTGTTGTCAAGAGGATCTTGTGTTTTTGATTTTCTGTCCATGGTTTGTTTAAACTATCCGTCGCAATCCCAACACGCGTATGTAAGTGAACATAACCATTGCGGAGAGCCATTACAGCTTCATCACGGTCTTTAAAGACCATTCCTTCTCCTTCACGACCAGCTTCTTCCATAGTCAGGTAGTAGTTCCCCAAGACCATATCCTGTGACGGTGTTACGACTGGCTTCCCGTCTTTTGGATTGAGGATGTGCTCAGCAGCCAGCATGAGAATCCGTGCTTCTGCTTGAGCTTCTTCTGACAAGGGCACGTGGATAGCCATTTGGTCTCCGTCAAAGTCGGCATTATAAGCCTCACACACAAGTGGGTGTAAACGAAGAGCCTTCCCGTCAATCAAGACTGGCTCAAATGCTTGAATTCCTAATCTGTGAAGCGTCGGTGCGCGGTTAAGGAGCACTGGGTGTTCTTTAATCACATCTTCTAAAATATCCCAGATGCGTTCATCATTCCGTTCTACCAAGCGCTTAGCAGCTTTGACATTTTGCACAATATCACGCGCTACAATTTCGCGCATGACAAATGGCTTGAAAAGCTCAATAGCCATTTCACGTGGCACACCACATTGGTACATCTTGAGTGTCGGACCAACTGCAATAACCGAACGTCCTGAGAAGTCAACCCGTTTTCCGAGCAAGTTTTGACGGAAACGTCCTTGTTTCCCTTTGAGCATGTGGCTCAATGATTTGAGCGGACGGCTTCCTGGTCCAGTAATAGGACGACCACGACGACCATTGTCAATCAAAGCATCAACCGCTTCTTGCAACATCCGCTTTTCATTTTGCACGATGATTCCAGGAGCATTTAGTTCCAAAAGACGTGCCAAACGATTATTCCGATTGATAACACGACGGTAAAGGTCGTTCAGGTCAGAAGAGGCAAAACGTCCACCGTCCAACTGAAGCATTGGACGTAAGTCTGGCGGAATAACTGGCAAGATGTTTAAGACCATCCATTCTGGCTTGTTACCAGATTTTTGGAAGGCATCTAAAACATCCAAACGACGAATAGCCTTGACACGTTTTTGACCAGTTGCCGTTTTTAATTCATCTTTGAGCTCTGCAATTTCTTTTTCCAAATCTACTTGTTTCAAGAGATCTTGAATTGCTTCAGCACCCATTTTTGCAACAAAGGAGCCTTGACCATATTCCCGTAAGCGTTCACGATATTCCCGCTCCGTCATAATGGATTTGTGTTCAAGTGGTGTATCTTTAGGATTAATCACCACATAAGCTGCAAAATAGATGACTTCTTCAAGAGCACGAGGGCTCATGTCCAAGGTCAAGCCCATTCGGCTTGGGATTCCTTTAAAATACCAAATATGAGAGACAGGTGCTTTCAACTCAATATGTCCCATACGTTCACGACGAACTTTAGTACGAGTTACTTCAACACCACAACGGTCACAAATGATTCCTTTATAACGAATCCGTTTATATTTTCCACACGCACATTCCCAATCTTTCGTAGGACCAAAGATGACTTCATCAAAGAGTCCTTCACGTTCTGGCTTTAGTGTACGGTAGTTAATTGTTTCAGGTTTCTTCACTTCCCCATAAGACCAAGAGCGGACTTTACTAGGTGAAGCTAGGGTGATTTGCATGCTTTGAAAACGATTTACATCAACCACTATTTCTTACCTTTCTTTATTATCTATTGAATCAGTTCTTATTCTTTTCCTTCAGCTTCAAAAGCTGCTCTCGCTTCTTGAGCTGCCTTTTCACGCGCTTTTTCAAGGTCATCTACGTGAATCACATCGTCATCCATGCCTTCATCCAAGTCACGAAGTTCTACTTCATTGTCATCTTCATCTAGGACGCGCATGTCAAGACCAAGCGATTGTAGTTCCTTGACAAGGACACGGAAGGACTCTGGGACACCTGGTTTTGGAATTGGTTTGCCTTTAGTAATAGCTTCATAAGCTCTCAAACGGCCATTGATATCATCTGACTTGTAGGTCAAGATTTCTTGAAGGACGTTAGAAGCACCGTAAGCTTCCAAAGCCCAAACTTCCATCTCTCCAAAACGTTGTCCACCAAATTGTGCTTTACCACCAAGAGGTTGTTGCGTAACGGTTGAATAAGGACCAACTGAACGAGCATGAAGCTTATCATCTACCATGTGGTGAAGCTTAATCATATACATGACCCCAACGGATACACGATTATCAAAGGGCTCACCCGTACGACCATCATAAAGGATTGTCTTAGCATCACTATCCATACCTGCTTCACGAACGGTATCCCAGAGATCGTCTGCGCTAGCTCCATCAAAGACCGGCGTTGCAATGTGGATACCAAGGTTGCGAGCAGCCATACCAAGGTGAAGTTCCATAACTTGTCCGATATTCATACGGGATGGTACCCCAAGTGGATTCAACATGATATCAACCGGCGTTCCATCTGGAAGATAAGGCATATCCTCTACTGGAACGATACGGGAAACAACCCCTTTGTTCCCGTGACGTCCTGCCATCTTGTCCCCAACACGGATTTTTCGTTTTTGGGCGATATAAACACGCACCAACATATTGACGCCTGACTGCAATTCATCACCATTCGCACGAGTAAAGATTTTTACATCACGAACAACACCTGCACCACCGTGTGGTACTCGAAGGGATGTATCACGTACTTCACGAGACTTATCACCGAAAATTGCATGAAGTAGACGTTCTTCTGCGGACAAGTCTTTTTCACCTTTCGGCGTTACTTTACCGACAAGAATGTCGCCTTCTTTTACCTCAGCACCAATGCGGATAATTCCCATTTCGTCAAGGTCTCTCAAAGCATCTTCCCCGACGTTTGGAATTTCGCGCGTGATTTCTTCAGGTCCGAGCTTTGTATCACGTGTTTCTGATTCAAATTCTTCCAAGTGAACAGATGTATAAACATCATCTTTCACTAAACGTTCACTCATAATAACGGCATCTTCAAAGTTGTAACCTTCCCATGTCATATAAGCAACGATTGGATTTTGTCCAAGCGCCATTTCACCTTTTTCCATAGAAGGTCCGTCTGCGATAAAGTCACCTTTTTCAACTGTATCGCCAACTTTTACCAGCGTACGTTGGTTGTAAGAAGTACCAGAGTTTGAACGGCGGAATTTCGTAATATGATAGACATCAAGTGAACCATCTTCACGACGAACTTCAACTTTGGCTGCATCAGAATAGACAACTTTACCGTCGTGTTGGGCAATAATCGCCGCACCAGAGTCATGAGCTGCTTGGTATTCCATACCAGTACCAACATATGGTGCATGCGGATCAATCAACGGTACCGCCTGACGTTGCATGTTGGCACCCATGAGAGCACGGTTTGAGTCGTCATTTTCAAGGAAAGGAATACATGCTGTCGCAACCGCAACTACCTGCTTAGGCGATACATCCATGAAGTCTACTTGATCTGAAGGAAATTCTTGGTTGTTCCCTTGGTGACGTCCCATGACAATCGCTTCTGCAAAACGACCATCTTCTGTTAATTTAGAATTTGCTTGCGCTACGATAAATTCATCTTCTTCGTCCGCTGTCAGCCAAACGATTTCATTGGTGACCAGACCTGTTTCACGACCCACTTTACGATACGGCGTTTGGATAAAGCCATATTTATTCAAGTGCCCATAAGAAGACAAGTTATTGATCAAACCAATGTTTGGTCCTTCAGGTGTTTCAATTGGACACATACGTCCATAGTGGGTGTAGTGCACGTCACGCACTTCATATCCAGCACGGTCACGAGTCAAACCACCAGGTCCCAAGGCTGACAAACGGCGTTTGTGAGACAATTCAGACAGTGGGTTGTGTTGGTCCATGAACTGAGACAATTGAGATGAACCAAAGAATTCTTTAATCGCTGCTGTGACTGGGCGGATATTGATGATTTGTTGCGGTGTCAACACTTCATTATCTTGCACACTCATGCGCTCGCGAACATTACGCTCCATACGAGACAATCCAAGACGTACTTGGTTAGCAAGCAATTCACCAACGGCACGAATCCGACGATTTCCCAAGTGGTCAATATCATCCACACGACCAAGTCCTTCAGCGAGGTTCAAGAAGTAATTCATCTCAGCCAAAATATCTGCTGGCGTAATCGTATGAACACGATCTCCCGGGTTAGCATTACCAATAATAGTTACCACACGATCTGGATCAGTTGGTGCCACCACTTTGAATTTTTGAAGAACGACTGGATCCGTCAATACAGCTGCATCATTTGGAATATAAGTAATTTTATTCAAATCACCGTCCAAGTATTCTGCAATGCTATCAATGACACTACGTGTCATAACAGTTCCAGCTTCAACCAAGATTTCACCTGTTTCTGGATCTACCAAAGGTTCTGCAATCGTTTGATTTAACAAACGTGTTTTAATGTTTAATTTTTTATTGATTTTATAACGACCAACTGCCGCCAAGTCGTAACGATGTGGATCAAAGAAACGAGCGACCAATAGACTACGTGAGCTATCAGCTGTTTTAGGCTCACCTGGACGAAGACGTTCATAGATTTCTTTGAGTGCTTCATCTGTACGTGAGTCCATCGGATTTTTATGAATATCTTTTTCAATCGTATTACGAACAAGTTCGCTATCTCCAAAAATGTCAAAGATTTCATCATCACCAGAGAAACCAAGTGCACGAACAAGCGTCGTAAATGGAATCTTACGAGTACGATCAATTCGAGTGTAAGCAATATCTTTTGAATCAGTTTCCAGTTCTAACCAAGCTCCACGATTCGGAATAACAGTCGAACCATAACCAACTTTCCCATTTTTGTCTACTTTATCATTAAAGTAAACACCTGGCGAACGAACAAGTTGAGATACGATAATCCGCTCACCACCATTGATAATAAAGGTTCCCATTTCTGTCATGATTGGAAAATCACCAAAGAACACTTCTTGCGTCTTGATTTCACCCGTTTCTTTATTAATCAAACGGAAAGTCACAAAAATAGGTGCAGAATAGCTGGCATCATGGATACGTGCTTCTTCTAAAGTGTATTTAGATTCTTTAATTTCATAACCAACAAACTCTAGCTCCATTGTATCTGTAAAGTTTGAGATAGGAAGTACATCTTCAAATACTTCTTTCAAACCATGGTCAAGAAAATCTTTGAACGAATCCGTCTGGATTTCAATCAAATTTGGTAAATCAAGAACTTCCTTGATTCTTGAAAAACTACGACGAGTACGGTGTTTCCCGTATTGAACTTCATGTCCTGCCAAGTTTTTTACTCCTTCTTTCTACATTCTCTATCACTAGGATAAAGTAGCAATTTCATTTGTCCTTTCTGCTGAATTTTTAGAATTTTTAAATTTTGATGACAAAACACAAAATTCCTAAAAATAGGCACAAAAAGAGCAGCTAAATCTGACTCTAAAAGTATGATTTAACTGCTGTAAGCTTTATATGGACAATATTTCAAATAAAGCAGACGACAAATTATTAATAATATTATACCTTAATTTACTCCGCTTTTCAAGCTCCTTTACTTATGAAAGTGTTTTTATTTTATATCAATAGCAAAGCTAGCCAGCTAATGCAATACTTTTATAATATTGTTTGTCCAGTGATTAAGATGGATTTAACATTGCATTTCTCCAATTAATTAAATAGATAATATCTGTGACGTCACTCTATATGATTTAAATCTATGATTCGATCAAAATATTGTAATAGATGTTTATCGTGTGTCACAATAATAATTGCTACCCCCTTATCTCTCAATCCTTGCAATGCTTTAATGACAAACAAACCATTTTCTTCATCCAATGAAGCTGTGGGTTCATCTGCAAAAATAACTTTAGGACATTTTAATAGCATTCGTATCAATGAAATTCGCTGCTGCTCACCACCACTTAATTGAAAAATATACTTATTTAAACAATCTTTCCCTAACCCAAAATCTTCTAAATATTGGGTTATTAGTTGTCTATCTTTTGAGATAAAATTTAAATTCTTAAAAACTGTTTCGTTATCTATAAGAGCAAAATTTTGAAATAAGAAACCAAAGACTTCTTTAAAATACTTTTTTCGTTGTTGTTTATTAATCTTGTTTCCATAAATGAAGATCTCTCCAGCATCAATCTCATCCAATTGTCCTAGACAATTTAACAATGTCGTTTTCCCTTTGCCACTATCCCCAATGATACCAACTATTTCCCCTTCATTTACAACAAATGATAAATTTTGAAAAATCACTTTCTCTTTATAACTTTTAGAGATATTTCTAGCTTCAATTACGTTCATTTCAGTCTCCTTTTTTTAGTGTTGTCAAGCGTTCTCTTTTTTCAAAAAATAGAAGCAATAGAGCGTACATGGCAGTATCAATAAAAAGAATTCCACTTATAATTGAAAAGACAGTCATATTTAGCCAAAATACTATCATTAATGTCACAAATGATATGGCTAGCATAGATAGTAAAAATTGTGCATGACGTTCCAGAAAAGATTTCCCAAACAAATACCAAATTATAATTTTCTTCCTTTCAACTTCCAGATAAGTCATGATTAAAAAATAATTGATGATGGCAAAAATCACACCGCTTGCTACTACACCTACCAGCTTCAAATATAATTGTGATTGTATCATATTCAACTTACGAAGTGCTTCTTCACGACTAGAGATTAGACCCGCAAAATCTTCTTCTAATCGATGAGTTTTGATATATTTCGCGATAGGAACAGTATCTTTGAATAAATAACGTCCTTGCGATACTTCAGCAACTAGGACATCTGAATTTTTTCCAAATAATTCAATGGCTCCCACCAAAATGACCGGATTATAAATAGTCGTTTTTGTCAAATCAGATGTGTTAAAATTAAAAATTTGTTGATTGGCTTTCGAAACAAGAACCTCTATCTCTCCTTCATAAAGCTTTTTATAGCCGGTCCTGACATTCTGGTGGAAAGTAATGATTTCTCGCATAACTTGTATAATTTGCTTTTGCTTAGAGATGAGGTTTTCAGGAACAATTACATAAAACTTATGCTTAGTAAGCTGCCCAATTCGGTCACCTTTTGGAGTATAGATTGGCACTTCCTTTAAAAATTGATGATTAACAACCATATAGTTCGAAAAAGGAGGAGTCTTATCTTCTGATTTAAGCATATTAATTTTTTTATACTCAGCAAAAAGGCCACCTGTTGCTTCACCCAGTGACAAGATATCGGCAATCGCTTTCCGAGACTTTCGGTCTCTTTCTTCACTTTCTGCTTGATTACTATACTTTCCAGAAATAAGTGTTGTATTTTCACTAAAAGTGAGTTGTGCATAATTCGGTATTTTTTGCCAAATCGCCAATGTTTTCTCTATTGTTCTTAATGTTTTCACATCCTTAAAACCTTGAAAAAGTGTCACAGCACACACACTTAAAACAAACACTTTGATTAGTACATTAAAAACCAACAACTTTTTATAGGGTTTCTTTTCCTTTATTTTTTCTGTAATAGAAGACAGCCCTTTAGCCACAAAAATTGATACAAGGTGACTTAGTTGTAAAAGGAAGAAAACTAAAAGAGCCGCTGTCATGAAAAACGGAAGTCCTAAAGGAAAATAGATTGCTGAAAAGAGAAAGTACATAAACAACAGAAGAGCTTCAATCTTTGAAGCGCCAAATAATAGACTAAAAATATTGCGCCCATGCAATTCAAGAATTCCTATTTTTTTAGAAAGAGACAGGGAAACAAATAAATCAATCAGAAAAATGATAAAGCTAAGAAAGAATAATAGAAATCCCAACTCATTAGAAAAAAACTGAGTAAGGATGAGCCTCAGCATATTGCGCTCAATCTCAACCTTTAAGCCCAACTCTTTTAACAATTGAATAAATTTTTCAGGTATCTCTTTTTTCAAATAATAGATACCTAAAGGGTTTTCAATCGTTAACGAACTACTTTTCTTGAATATAACCTTATCCTTGAGACATGACGTATCATAACGATAGGCTCGATTAGATGGAAAATAATAAACATTTTTTTGAGAATGTCCTTTAGGAGATGTTCCGAAAGTAACTTTGTATATCTCAAGGTTTTGCTCGCGAGAAAATTTCTCTAATTCCTTATAAATTGTTGCTGAAGATTTAACTTTATCCCAATCCACCACCTGAATTGAGGCCTTAGCATGAGGAATAGAGAAGTGATAGGTTTCTTTGATAAGCTGACTAAGGTAAAAAAACAACGTGGCTAAAAAAGTAAAAACAACCACCCAATATATTTTTTTCATACGCCTCCAAAAATTTTGCCATTCAGTATAAAATTGGTGGAGAAAACCAAACCTTCTCTCCACCAATTCTTTTGTATATTACGAATCAACAAACGAACTTTGCATAATTAATAATAATGCCAATACGCCCTATTGCCAGATGGTATACGATTAACTTCTGTATAAGCGCTTGAGCGGTTAGAGGCATAAGACTTACTAGTTGTTTTCCCACAAGCGTATATAACAACATTATTGTTAGTTTTGGGGTGGCTATTCCATCTAGCCCAGACCTTACCAAACCAAAGATGTCCCGTCACTCCACCTGAAAAACCAAATGTTTCAGCTGCAGCCAAAAGCCCTACTGATAACATTAAAATAACCGCCGTGCGTTGAAATATCTTTTTGAACATGATATTCCTACATATTATTTTTTTATTATTTCAGAAGCTTCCTTATAACCTAATGAATAGTAATTTGTAAAAACACTTATTGAAAACGTTTTATCGCGTCCATAATACCATAGTTATAATTTCTTTGTCAATGGAATTTTTCTTTTTTTACACCTTATTTACATTAAGAGAAATAATATTATTTTTATCATAACTATTAGTTTATGGGTTGCATACAACAGACTAAAAATTGCATATTTAAAAAGAACACCCCGATTTTAAAAATGAAATGTTCTTTTTACCATTCGTTATTTTCCTAAAAGTGCTTCCCAAGCTTTTTGATAATCACTGTCTGTCCCACCAATTCCAAATTTATAAGTTGTAGTCGGCGCTCCGTTTTTGGCCCAGTAACTTGTGACTGTTTGGCCAGTTGCATTAATCGTACGGCCATTCACACTGACATTTCCAGATTTTTCACCAGTTGCTTTAAGGACATTTGATTTAATAACGCTAGAATCAAGATTAAACTTATCTTTAACACCCCAAATACTTGGATCTGCTTGGTAAATTGCATTCACCAAATGAGCCATGTACTGCGCATTGTTATTGTAACCCGTTAAAGCCGCCATTGAGGCATTGTTATCGTGACCAATCCAACCGCCTAATGTTAATTTAGGAGTAGATACCATGAGCCACATATCTCCATTATTGTTAGTTGTACCAGTTTTCCCAATCCAATCAGCATTAGCCAAGCCGCTATTGATCTGTGTTAAACGAGATTTGAAAGTCGTTGTAGCACCTGAACTCAGAACTCCACGCATGAGATGTTGCATAATTGTCGCTGTTGCTTTGGAATAAACTTGAACAGGTTTTGTTTTATGCTCATAGACAACTTTCCCGTCTTTTGCCGTAATCTTTTCAATCATATAGCGCTTTTGATACGCTCCGTTGTTAGCTAAGGTTTGAAAACCATTCGTGTGTTGGGCAACAGATACTTCAACACCACCTCCCATTGGTAGGCTTTCAATATCATAATTATCAATCTGATAACCCATTTTTTCCATATACCCTCGGACATTGACCCCTTTGTCGCGAAGTAATTTATAAGTCCAATACGCAGGAATGTTCCAAGAAGTATTTAAAGCTTCCTGTAAATCCATCATCGCTGTTCCACGACTGTCCACATGCATAATGGGATCGCCATTAGAGAAATTTGCTGGATAATTAGACAGCATGCTGGCACTTCCCATCAGACCTTGGTCAATGGCTATACCATAAGCTAAAATCGGTTTAATCGTTGAACCGGGCGAGCGCTCCGTATCAAAAGCGTGGTTGTTTTGATTAGAAGCATAATTACGTCCTCCTATAAAACCCAAAACAGCTCCTGTACGATTGTCCATGAGAACGTTTCCGGCTTCAACTGCACCCGTCCCATCATCTAATACATTACCAAAATTAGCAACCGCTTTTTGCATAGCATTGTGAACTTTTTTGTTAATCGTTGTAGTAACAGTATAGCCACCATCGCTTAGCTCTTTTGCTGCTAATTCTTGATAAGCCCTGACTGTTGCATCATCTTTCAATTCCTGTTGTGAAACATTATCCCGACTAATCAAATAATCATACATTGCCTTTTTCGCTTCTTTCAGAGCAACGTAATATAAGTAATCATGCGAATTTTTTGAAGAGCGATCGGCAGGTAGAAAATCCCGTTTTAAATCATAATCTTTGTACAATCGGTATTCATCTTTACTAATCGCACCAGTTCGATACATATTATAAATGACTTTTTTTGCACGATTGAGTCCCAATGTCATGTCTTTAGCACTTTTTCGACTACCATCAGCCGTGTAAGGAGAATAGACAATCGGACTTTGTGGCAGCCCAGCAATAAAAGCTGCTTGAGGAACTGTCAATTTGCTGGCAGGAACTCCAAAAATTCCTTGTGCAGCTTCTTCCACACCAGCAATATTTTGCCCTTTGTTATTTCTCCCAAACGGTGCCACATTCAAATAAGTCGTTAAAATATCGTCTTTGCTCATGTAGCGTTCTAAAGCCAGCGCATCAATGATTTCTGATGCTTTACGACTAAAGGTTGGAGCATCGCCGACAACTTGTTGCTTGATTAACTGTTGAGTTAAGGTAGAACCTCCACTTGAGGAACCAATCCCTGCAACAGAGCCTAGCGTCGCCCGCAAAACAGCTTTTGTGACAACCCCATTGTGCTTCCGAAAATTCTCATCTTCTGTCGCAATGACTGCTTTTTTCACATTGTCAGAAATATCTTTACTCTTAATTGGCACTCGCAACAAATCACTATCAATGGCTGAAATGGAGCTGCCATCAGCATATTTTAATTCAGAAATGGTTGAAATATCTTGAATTTTTTTGATGAGCTCTTCTTTTTTAGGAGTTTCAACCTTGTCAAAGATTCGTGCACCATAGCCTAATGCAATGCCTCCACCAAACAAGCAACCTAAAAAAACAAACACAAAAAAGACATTTGATAATAATTTCAGAGTACGAAGGACAGTCCCGCCAACACTCCAAAGTGTCCAGCTTTCTTTTTCATTTTTGCTAGGACGATTTGTTTGAAAAAATTTCTCAAACAATCGTTTGATCTTTTCAAAAACTTGTTTACTCATTCTTTCTCCTTGAACTTTCTCTGCCTATTATAGCAAATTTATGAAACTTCTGACAACAGGAAAGGCAATCCTTGGCTAGAATCATTGTTTTTTTAAAATTATTTTTGCAATTTTACTACCTTCTAATGGCTGTTTGTGATACAATGTTACAATAACTAGAAATTTTATAAAGGAGAGACAGATATGCACATTTTTGATGAGCTAAAAGAACGCGGTTTGGTTTTTCAAACAACTGATGAAGAAGCATTGCGCAAAGCCTTAGCGGAAGGAAATGTTAGTTTTTATTCTGGCTATGATCCAACAGCTGACAGCCTGCACCTCGGTCATCTTGTACCAATCCTTGTCATGAAACATTTACAGTTGGCAGGTCACAAACCCTACGCTCTCGTCGGCGGTGCAACTGGCTTAATTGGCGATCCATCATTTAAAGATACAGAGCGGAGTTTACAAACAAAAGACACAGTTGAGGGCTGGGTACGGAGCATTCAAGCGCAAGTATCGCGTTTTCTTGATTTTGAAAATGGCGACAACAAGGCTGAAATGGTCAACAACTACGACTGGTTCTCTGATATTAGTTTTATTGACTTTCTACGCGATGTCGGAAAATATTTCACCGTCAACTACATGATGAGTAAAGAATCCGTAAAAAAACGGATTGAAACAGGGATTTCTTATACCGAATTTGCTTACCAAATCATGCAAGGCTATGACTTTTTTGAGTTAAATCGGCAATACGGTGTCACTTTGCAAATCGGTGGTTCTGACCAATGGGGCAATATGACTGCTGGTACTGAATTGCTTCGTCGGAAGGCAGACAAAACAGCTCATGTCATTACAGTGCC is a window from the Streptococcus anginosus subsp. whileyi MAS624 genome containing:
- the pbp1b gene encoding penicillin-binding protein PBP1B; its protein translation is MSKQVFEKIKRLFEKFFQTNRPSKNEKESWTLWSVGGTVLRTLKLLSNVFFVFVFLGCLFGGGIALGYGARIFDKVETPKKEELIKKIQDISTISELKYADGSSISAIDSDLLRVPIKSKDISDNVKKAVIATEDENFRKHNGVVTKAVLRATLGSVAGIGSSSGGSTLTQQLIKQQVVGDAPTFSRKASEIIDALALERYMSKDDILTTYLNVAPFGRNNKGQNIAGVEEAAQGIFGVPASKLTVPQAAFIAGLPQSPIVYSPYTADGSRKSAKDMTLGLNRAKKVIYNMYRTGAISKDEYRLYKDYDLKRDFLPADRSSKNSHDYLYYVALKEAKKAMYDYLISRDNVSQQELKDDATVRAYQELAAKELSDGGYTVTTTINKKVHNAMQKAVANFGNVLDDGTGAVEAGNVLMDNRTGAVLGFIGGRNYASNQNNHAFDTERSPGSTIKPILAYGIAIDQGLMGSASMLSNYPANFSNGDPIMHVDSRGTAMMDLQEALNTSWNIPAYWTYKLLRDKGVNVRGYMEKMGYQIDNYDIESLPMGGGVEVSVAQHTNGFQTLANNGAYQKRYMIEKITAKDGKVVYEHKTKPVQVYSKATATIMQHLMRGVLSSGATTTFKSRLTQINSGLANADWIGKTGTTNNNGDMWLMVSTPKLTLGGWIGHDNNASMAALTGYNNNAQYMAHLVNAIYQADPSIWGVKDKFNLDSSVIKSNVLKATGEKSGNVSVNGRTINATGQTVTSYWAKNGAPTTTYKFGIGGTDSDYQKAWEALLGK
- the tyrS gene encoding tyrosine--tRNA ligase — encoded protein: MHIFDELKERGLVFQTTDEEALRKALAEGNVSFYSGYDPTADSLHLGHLVPILVMKHLQLAGHKPYALVGGATGLIGDPSFKDTERSLQTKDTVEGWVRSIQAQVSRFLDFENGDNKAEMVNNYDWFSDISFIDFLRDVGKYFTVNYMMSKESVKKRIETGISYTEFAYQIMQGYDFFELNRQYGVTLQIGGSDQWGNMTAGTELLRRKADKTAHVITVPLITDATGKKFGKSEGNAVWLNADKTSPYEMYQFWMNVMDADAVRFLKIFTLLPLDEIEEIGKQFEAAPHERLAQKILARKVVTLVHGEKAYKEALNITEQLFAGNIKNLSVKELKQGLRGVPNYQVKADDNLNIVELLVTAGVVNSKRQAREDVQNGAIYVNGERIQSLDYTLTDADKLENELTVIRRGKKKYFVLTY